The Triticum aestivum cultivar Chinese Spring chromosome 3A, IWGSC CS RefSeq v2.1, whole genome shotgun sequence genome includes a region encoding these proteins:
- the LOC123061142 gene encoding F-box protein At2g32560, which translates to MLALVATFVFSCLLFLSKPCARDMRLFLASISQQLALSLLGFLAGYRLLGGVASRATATAVDAMPLMPSFKRKRPAAKLETTDTTGEPSVLDLPELAIDCILAKLPPAELRNMAAVSRSMRERCRSDHLWERHMSDKWGSVLGTAARDEWRSYLSSSTAAGGGASGCGSAGSGKHRRWVAALSCVCPVVSWMRPRADGGAGTSGGPVLDDSIMSWYLHLESSEFWFPAQVYNREHGHVGFMMSCYDAELSYDFRTDTFHARYPPHGRRTVVLEDGVQWDRVRAPPVGTLAHDLHASDCLHELRPGDNIEIQWRRNKEFPYGWWYGVVGHLESCDGNEHFCRCHLSDTVVLEFNQYTPGSRWRQSLVNRKDHREEGNESDGFYGGIRKLQDKDEISKWKQLWPTDILE; encoded by the exons ATGCTTGCCCTGGTCGCCACCTTCGTCTTCTCCTGCCTCCTCTTCTTGTCCAAGCCATGCGCCCGTGACATGAGACTCTTCCTCGCCTCCATCTCCCAACAACTCGCGCTCTCGCTGCTCGGATTCTTGGCCGGCTACAGGCTGCTCGGCGGCGTCGCCTCCAGGGCCACGGCCACGGCCGTGGACGCCATGCCCCTTATGCCGTCCTTCAAGAGGAAGCGCCCGGCCGCCAAGCTGGAGACTACGGATACGACCGGCGAGCCGTCGGTGCTCGACCTCCCGGAGCTGGCCATCGACTGCATTCTCGCCAAGCTGCCGCCGGCGGAGCTGCGGAACATGGCCGCCGTCAGCCGGTCCATGCGGGAAAGGTGCAGGAGCGATCACCTCTGGGAGCGCCACATGTCCGACAAGTGGGGTTCTGTCCTGGGTACCGCCGCGAGGGACGAGTGGAGGTCGTACCTGTCATCGTCAaccgcggccggcggcggcgcgtcggggTGCGGGTCTGCTGGCAGCGGCAAGCACCGGAGGTGGGTTGCCGCGCTGTCCTGCGTCTGCCCGGTGGTGTCCTGGATGCGGCCTAGGGCTGACGGCGGCGCCGGCACGTCCGGGGGGCCTGTGCTGGATGATTCCATCATGTCGTGGTATCTCCACCTGGAGAGCAGCGAGTTCTGGTTCCCCGCACAGGTCTACAACCGAGAG CATGGGCATGTTGGGTTCATGATGTCATGCTATGATGCAGAGCTCAGCTATGATTTCCGCACTGACACGTTCCACGCAAG GTATCCACCACACGGGCGACGAACCGTAGTCTTGGAGGATGGCGTGCAATGGGACAGGGTCAGGGCACCTCCCGTCGGAACTCTTGCACATGACCTGCATGCCTCTGACTGCTTACATGAACTACGGCCTGGCGATAACATTGAGATTCAGTGGAGAAGGAACAAGGAGTTCCCATATG GCTGGTGGTATGGAGTTGTTGGCCACTTGGAATCATGTGATGGAAATGAGCACTTTTGTCGGTGTCATCTTAGTG ACACTGTGGTGCTGGAGTTCAATCAATACACGCCTGGCTCAAGATGGAGGCAGTCCCTGGTGAATCGGAAGGACCACAGGGAAGAAGGCAACGAGAGTGACGGATTCTACGGTGGAATAAGGAAGCTCCAAGACAAGGATGAAATCTCAAAGTGGAAGCAGCTATGGCCAACGGATATCCTGGAATAA